One genomic region from Leptolyngbyaceae cyanobacterium JSC-12 encodes:
- a CDS encoding hypothetical protein (IMG reference gene:2510094902) — MIISELNYQETAVEATNLEGGIDLGASLSTYNYDFSTFYTVTAAGPGGVYSANGSTQINIDSLSASLVVLGL, encoded by the coding sequence ATGATTATTTCTGAACTGAACTATCAAGAAACAGCTGTTGAAGCAACGAATTTGGAAGGCGGAATTGATTTAGGCGCTAGCCTTAGCACCTATAACTACGATTTTTCGACTTTCTACACGGTAACTGCCGCTGGTCCTGGAGGTGTTTACTCAGCAAATGGCTCCACTCAAATTAACATTGATAGCCTCAGTGCATCTCTTGTCGTGTTGGGTCTGTAA
- a CDS encoding multidrug resistance efflux pump (IMG reference gene:2510094906~PFAM: HlyD family secretion protein~TIGRFAM: type I secretion membrane fusion protein, HlyD family) yields MSIRIESLFPDYPNSFVAPPEAESFVLYADHSVPIPEPDISPEVASIYGGTSASIAVMPTSAGIISPSSTSDFSAAIANVPGNWSNALQTVLDRPPAKLPNQLLASSVLFCAAFATWAAVGQIDEVGRAQGRLIPQGETYKVNPVVSGKVANVYVQESQLVRAGQVIAKLDDAIARNLVEWSVQAHSNYEKERLQVEALIDKTRLEVQTQQAIANAAIQAQDAAIAQVRAKIESQKAAIWQAEDRAATSRLLLNQLQANAAVQQERLSRFEYLVNEGALAREQLFQAQQQLADRQRSMTQQLGDIQQSLSEAKRLRADLQQVFAEFNRLQAERTRKYAEAQEMQLQSQQKVQQLLVQKTQLQAKIQQNFKQFKQAKAELEQLTLKAPATGIISTLNIRKSGDVAQAGHAIAEIAPEGAPLVLAAALPTREAGFVKVGDPVQIKFDAYPYQDYGTLSGKVITISPDIKSDERLGAVYRVEIALERSSLTRDQQAIALKAGQTATAEIVTRRRRIAEVLLDPIRKLQETNLSL; encoded by the coding sequence GGACCATTCAGTTCCTATTCCTGAACCGGATATTTCTCCCGAAGTCGCATCGATTTATGGAGGAACGAGTGCTTCCATTGCGGTTATGCCAACCTCTGCAGGGATAATATCCCCTAGTTCTACATCTGATTTTTCTGCAGCGATCGCTAATGTTCCAGGCAACTGGTCCAATGCTTTGCAAACAGTACTAGATCGCCCTCCAGCCAAATTGCCCAATCAATTACTGGCTAGCAGCGTCCTATTTTGTGCAGCATTTGCAACGTGGGCGGCGGTTGGTCAAATTGATGAAGTGGGGCGAGCGCAGGGGCGGCTTATCCCCCAAGGCGAGACCTACAAGGTTAATCCAGTTGTTTCTGGCAAAGTTGCGAATGTCTATGTGCAAGAAAGCCAGCTTGTAAGAGCGGGGCAGGTTATTGCCAAACTGGATGATGCGATCGCCCGCAACCTGGTGGAATGGTCAGTGCAGGCACATAGTAACTATGAAAAAGAACGGCTTCAGGTTGAAGCATTGATTGATAAAACGCGGCTGGAAGTGCAAACGCAACAAGCGATTGCTAATGCTGCAATCCAGGCGCAAGATGCTGCCATTGCCCAAGTGCGAGCTAAAATTGAAAGCCAAAAAGCCGCCATCTGGCAAGCAGAAGACCGTGCTGCCACCAGCCGCCTGCTGCTGAACCAGTTACAAGCAAATGCAGCAGTTCAACAGGAACGTCTATCCCGATTTGAGTATTTGGTGAATGAAGGTGCCCTTGCCCGTGAACAGTTGTTTCAAGCACAACAACAGCTTGCTGATCGTCAACGCAGCATGACCCAACAACTAGGAGATATTCAGCAATCTCTGTCAGAAGCAAAACGTTTGCGGGCAGATTTGCAGCAGGTGTTTGCTGAATTTAATCGTCTCCAGGCTGAACGTACTCGCAAGTATGCAGAAGCCCAAGAGATGCAGTTACAGTCCCAGCAAAAAGTTCAGCAATTGCTGGTACAGAAAACCCAATTGCAGGCAAAGATTCAGCAGAACTTTAAACAATTTAAGCAAGCCAAAGCAGAACTAGAGCAACTCACGCTGAAGGCTCCAGCTACTGGAATAATTTCCACGCTAAACATTCGTAAAAGTGGAGATGTTGCTCAAGCGGGACATGCGATCGCCGAAATTGCGCCCGAAGGTGCTCCTTTAGTTTTAGCAGCTGCTTTACCCACACGAGAAGCGGGGTTTGTAAAAGTGGGTGATCCAGTTCAGATTAAGTTTGATGCTTATCCTTATCAGGACTATGGAACCCTTTCAGGCAAGGTCATCACAATTTCACCTGATATCAAATCGGATGAACGATTGGGGGCAGTTTATCGTGTAGAAATTGCCCTTGAGCGTAGTTCTTTGACAAGAGACCAGCAAGCGATCGCGCTCAAAGCTGGACAAACGGCAACTGCCGAAATTGTGACTCGTCGTCGCCGGATTGCAGAAGTTTTGCTAGATCCAATTCGCAAGTTGCAAGAAACGAATTTGAGCTTGTAA
- a CDS encoding hypothetical protein (IMG reference gene:2510094903) — MIISELNYQEMAVEATNLEGGINLGASISTWDYSSQLFGTVSAAGPGGSYAATGVAQLDISSLGASLVVLGL, encoded by the coding sequence ATGATTATCTCTGAACTGAACTATCAAGAAATGGCTGTTGAAGCAACTAACTTAGAAGGTGGAATTAATCTCGGCGCAAGCATCAGTACGTGGGATTATAGCTCACAACTGTTTGGAACCGTGTCAGCTGCTGGTCCGGGAGGAAGCTATGCCGCAACAGGTGTTGCTCAACTAGATATTAGTAGCCTTGGTGCATCACTTGTTGTATTGGGTCTGTAG
- a CDS encoding hypothetical protein (IMG reference gene:2510094901) yields the protein MIITDIDYQENMNELTPSGGRKSKGMSPFPYIFQSFFQSLSLYPASSASVINLGGTSIGNTAISMNIFMPVLIAMNGYSTSLFWGSYSRQGSSFFSGFPFGF from the coding sequence ATGATTATTACTGATATTGATTACCAGGAAAATATGAATGAGTTAACTCCTTCAGGAGGCCGTAAGTCAAAGGGTATGAGTCCTTTTCCGTATATCTTTCAATCCTTTTTCCAATCGTTAAGTCTCTACCCAGCATCATCCGCATCTGTGATTAATCTTGGTGGAACTTCAATTGGCAATACAGCCATTTCAATGAATATCTTTATGCCTGTATTGATTGCAATGAATGGCTATAGCACTAGTCTGTTTTGGGGATCTTATTCTCGTCAAGGGTCAAGTTTCTTTTCTGGTTTTCCTTTTGGGTTCTAG
- a CDS encoding response regulator with CheY-like receiver, AAA-type ATPase, and DNA-binding domains (IMG reference gene:2510094897~PFAM: GAF domain; Response regulator receiver domain), which produces MTYTIPELDSISRQLMSLERPKKAKMLVVDDEPDNLDLLYRTFRRDFQVLKAESGVHALEVLAAEGEVAVIISDQRMPEMKGTEFLSRTVPQFPDTMRIILTGFTDVEDLVEAINSGQVYKYITKPWNPDELKAVVQRAAETYELLKQRTEELQRSQAQTALLSTIVCTVQEATSVETCLAPLAVAFGKTFHADGCILQLVEGDTLTASQGTFSADGAIENWLAQDSLTKDAIAARKMEVAVDIPSDSSLASAEHYTSSGTQAHLIVPVVYRDKVLAVLSLQWKKPCTLREDELVLLHLSAQQVAIALHGMIC; this is translated from the coding sequence ATGACATACACGATCCCCGAACTAGACAGTATTAGCCGCCAGTTAATGAGCCTGGAGCGCCCCAAGAAAGCGAAGATGTTGGTAGTGGATGACGAACCCGATAATCTTGATTTGCTATACCGCACTTTTCGACGTGACTTTCAAGTATTGAAGGCAGAAAGTGGTGTTCATGCTCTGGAAGTGTTGGCAGCCGAGGGAGAAGTTGCTGTCATTATCTCTGACCAGCGGATGCCTGAAATGAAGGGAACCGAGTTTTTGAGCCGAACTGTACCTCAGTTCCCGGACACAATGCGGATTATTTTGACTGGGTTTACAGATGTAGAAGATTTGGTTGAAGCTATCAACTCTGGGCAGGTCTATAAGTACATTACCAAGCCCTGGAATCCTGATGAGCTAAAGGCAGTGGTACAACGGGCGGCTGAGACTTACGAATTGCTGAAGCAGCGGACAGAAGAACTACAGCGATCGCAAGCACAAACAGCACTCCTGTCAACAATTGTTTGTACTGTCCAGGAGGCAACATCAGTTGAGACGTGTTTGGCTCCATTGGCAGTTGCGTTTGGTAAGACATTTCATGCCGATGGCTGCATTTTGCAACTTGTGGAAGGGGATACTCTCACTGCTTCACAAGGAACTTTTAGCGCAGATGGTGCGATTGAAAATTGGTTAGCGCAAGATTCTTTAACAAAAGACGCGATCGCTGCCAGAAAAATGGAAGTAGCCGTTGATATTCCCTCCGATAGCAGCCTGGCATCGGCTGAGCATTACACTAGCTCTGGCACTCAGGCTCACTTGATTGTTCCTGTTGTCTACCGAGATAAGGTGTTAGCTGTTCTCTCCCTGCAATGGAAGAAACCTTGTACTCTGCGAGAAGACGAACTCGTGTTGTTACACCTTTCTGCCCAACAAGTAGCAATTGCGCTGCATGGAATGATCTGCTAG
- a CDS encoding hypothetical protein (IMG reference gene:2510094905) produces the protein MNLPKSHLSEKRNKVMSPEQFNQVVQAITEGRYSWACVLILRFAGYNPVYFIPYRTYSRLVKENRLLNAIAEPSASQPQPNQKLSHDKKEMLLVHSSDRATSNCLTQLNELHDLEPIDFQENSILGGNFSLWENTLVHNQFNLKFLENSFLSFK, from the coding sequence ATGAATTTGCCAAAAAGTCATTTATCTGAGAAACGCAACAAAGTGATGAGTCCTGAACAATTCAATCAAGTAGTTCAGGCAATTACAGAAGGGCGTTATTCTTGGGCGTGCGTGCTAATTTTACGGTTCGCTGGATATAACCCGGTTTACTTTATTCCCTACCGTACCTACAGTCGTTTAGTAAAAGAAAATCGCTTACTAAATGCGATTGCAGAACCATCAGCTAGCCAGCCCCAACCCAATCAGAAATTGTCCCACGATAAGAAGGAGATGTTGCTTGTTCACTCAAGCGATCGAGCCACATCAAACTGCTTGACCCAGCTTAATGAACTTCATGATTTAGAACCAATCGATTTTCAAGAAAATAGCATCTTAGGTGGTAACTTTTCTCTTTGGGAAAATACACTGGTTCACAATCAATTCAATTTGAAGTTTTTAGAGAACTCGTTCTTAAGCTTCAAATAA
- a CDS encoding hypothetical protein (IMG reference gene:2510094900): protein MFSTSEASLLSATADSSLSDPASLYSQIPILSANFSTELSDPASSNFQLSRSSLSLNYNVSTDTDSVFGEISFPLNPLFFSDVQFSIEGQPIFDEKYGNAIALVNHQSIEAHEYAASGNYLNPMLNLGISAVSNGAQLNPEIETVSEIETVYIPADIEALPQTMIDITSFAFSVGSDSANINF, encoded by the coding sequence ATGTTTTCTACTTCCGAAGCCTCTCTACTTTCCGCCACTGCTGATTCAAGCCTCTCAGATCCAGCAAGTTTATATTCTCAAATACCCATACTCTCTGCTAATTTTTCAACTGAGTTAAGCGATCCAGCTTCATCCAATTTTCAGCTATCGAGATCAAGCCTTTCATTGAATTACAATGTCAGCACTGATACGGATAGTGTTTTTGGCGAAATAAGCTTCCCACTCAATCCTCTATTTTTTTCTGATGTTCAATTCTCTATTGAAGGGCAGCCAATTTTTGATGAGAAATATGGTAACGCGATCGCCCTCGTTAACCATCAAAGTATAGAGGCTCATGAATACGCTGCCAGTGGTAATTATTTGAATCCAATGTTGAATTTAGGGATTTCTGCTGTGAGTAATGGAGCACAGTTAAATCCAGAAATTGAAACAGTCTCAGAAATTGAAACAGTCTATATTCCAGCCGATATAGAAGCATTGCCTCAAACTATGATTGATATCACCTCCTTCGCATTCTCAGTTGGAAGTGATTCAGCAAACATCAACTTTTAA
- a CDS encoding Photosystem II DII subunit, Q(A) protein (IMG reference gene:2510094898~PFAM: Photosynthetic reaction centre protein~TIGRFAM: Photosystem II, DII subunit (also called Q(A))), with product MTIAVGRAPASRGWFDVLDDWLKRDRFVFIGWSGLLLFPCAFLAIGGWMTGTTFVSSWYTHGLASSYLEGCNFLTVAVSTPADSLGHSLLFLWGPEAQGDFTRWCQLGGLWTFVALHGAFGLIGFCLRQIEIARLVGIRPYNAIAFTGPIAVFVSVFLMYPLGQSSWFFAPSFGVAGIFRFILFVQGFHNFTLNPFHMMGVAGILGGALLCAIHGATVENTLFEDGDSANTFKAFSPTQSEETYSMVTANRFWSQIFGIAFSNKRWLHFFMLFVPVTGLWMASVGIVGLALNLRAYDFVSQELRAAEDPEFETFYTKNILLNEGIRAWMAPQDQPHENFVFPEEVLPRGNAL from the coding sequence ATGACCATAGCAGTCGGACGCGCGCCAGCAAGCCGAGGATGGTTCGACGTCCTCGACGACTGGCTGAAGCGAGATCGATTCGTCTTCATCGGATGGTCTGGTCTTCTGTTATTCCCCTGCGCCTTCCTGGCGATTGGGGGGTGGATGACCGGCACCACCTTTGTATCCTCCTGGTACACCCACGGCCTAGCCTCCTCCTATCTAGAAGGGTGCAACTTCTTGACCGTGGCAGTATCAACCCCAGCAGATAGCCTGGGACACTCATTATTGTTCTTGTGGGGGCCTGAAGCGCAAGGCGACTTCACCCGCTGGTGCCAACTCGGCGGCTTGTGGACATTTGTAGCGCTACACGGCGCCTTCGGACTGATCGGGTTTTGCCTGCGTCAGATAGAGATTGCGCGGTTAGTGGGCATCCGCCCCTACAACGCGATTGCCTTTACCGGGCCCATCGCCGTCTTCGTCAGCGTCTTCTTGATGTACCCTTTGGGACAGTCGAGTTGGTTTTTCGCCCCGAGCTTCGGAGTGGCAGGCATCTTCCGCTTCATCCTGTTTGTGCAAGGGTTTCACAACTTCACCCTCAACCCGTTCCACATGATGGGGGTTGCTGGGATTTTGGGAGGAGCCTTGTTGTGTGCGATTCACGGTGCCACCGTTGAGAACACCCTGTTCGAGGATGGGGACTCTGCCAACACCTTCAAAGCCTTTTCGCCGACCCAGTCAGAAGAGACCTACTCCATGGTGACGGCAAACCGATTCTGGTCGCAGATATTCGGGATTGCGTTTTCCAACAAGCGCTGGCTGCACTTTTTCATGTTGTTTGTGCCAGTCACAGGGCTATGGATGGCATCGGTAGGGATAGTGGGATTAGCGCTCAACTTGCGGGCGTATGACTTTGTGTCGCAAGAGTTGCGAGCGGCTGAAGACCCTGAGTTTGAGACCTTTTACACCAAGAACATTCTGCTGAATGAGGGCATCCGTGCCTGGATGGCTCCTCAAGACCAGCCTCACGAAAACTTTGTCTTCCCTGAGGAGGTACTCCCCCGTGGTAACGCTCTCTAG
- a CDS encoding parvulin-like peptidyl-prolyl isomerase (IMG reference gene:2510094899~PFAM: PPIC-type PPIASE domain), whose product MITFKGGNIESEEIISALKRNVQIKEVCQKIIYQRIINQAVEERGISITSEEIQTVADQHRYEHRLFRASDTFAWLSDQMITAEDWEAGIRDRLLAEKLAQSLFANEAKKYFAEHQADFDQVLLYRLVVPYEKLAQEIFYEIQEGEISFYEAAHIYDVDAQRRYNCGYEGKFYRWNLKPDLSAIVFGSPPGNLIGPLMIDQTCHLLLVEECIPAELTSERYQEILNRMFSEWLTTELNYLLSS is encoded by the coding sequence ATGATTACGTTCAAAGGTGGAAATATTGAGTCAGAAGAAATTATTTCTGCTCTTAAGAGAAACGTTCAAATCAAAGAAGTCTGTCAAAAAATTATTTACCAACGAATTATTAATCAGGCGGTTGAAGAGCGTGGTATTAGCATTACTTCAGAAGAAATTCAGACTGTTGCAGATCAGCATCGGTACGAGCACCGATTGTTCCGGGCGAGTGATACCTTTGCCTGGCTTTCTGATCAGATGATTACAGCCGAGGATTGGGAAGCTGGGATTCGCGATCGCTTGTTGGCAGAAAAGCTGGCTCAATCTTTATTTGCTAATGAGGCAAAAAAGTACTTTGCTGAACATCAGGCTGATTTTGATCAGGTTTTGCTCTATCGACTTGTTGTGCCTTACGAGAAGCTAGCACAAGAAATTTTCTACGAAATTCAGGAAGGTGAAATCAGTTTTTATGAAGCGGCTCATATCTACGATGTCGATGCTCAGCGACGCTACAACTGTGGCTATGAAGGAAAATTTTATCGCTGGAACCTGAAGCCGGATCTTTCTGCGATCGTATTTGGCTCACCTCCAGGTAACCTGATTGGGCCATTGATGATTGATCAAACCTGCCATCTTCTATTGGTAGAGGAGTGCATCCCAGCTGAACTGACATCAGAGCGCTACCAGGAGATTCTGAACCGCATGTTCAGTGAGTGGCTAACAACCGAGTTGAACTATCTACTAAGCAGTTAG
- a CDS encoding chlorophyll synthase (IMG reference gene:2510094892~PFAM: UbiA prenyltransferase family~TIGRFAM: bacteriochlorophyll/chlorophyll synthetase; chlorophyll synthase, ChlG), protein MADLNPSQLSTDPVSSDSASNDGTPVPSDSTVTDRSAKARQLLGMKGAQAGETSIWKVRLQLMKPITWIPLMWGVVCGAASSGNFEWTLENVLISAACMLMSGPLMAGYTQTLNEYYDRDVDAINEPYRPIPSGAISLPKVVTQIWVLLLAGVAVAFVLDQWAGHRFPTLTVLAIFGSFISYIYSAPPLKLKQNNGWLSSYALGASYIALPWWAGQALFGDLTPSIMVLTLFYSLAGLGIAVVNDFKSVEGDRQLGLKSLPVMFGVNTAAWICVLMIDIFQAGIAAYLIHIHQNLYAAILILLIIPQITFQDMYFLRNPLENDVKYQASAQPFLVLGMLVVALALGHSSLS, encoded by the coding sequence ATGGCTGATCTCAACCCTTCCCAACTTTCAACCGACCCTGTTTCGTCCGATTCAGCGAGTAACGATGGTACCCCTGTCCCATCTGACTCTACGGTTACGGATCGCAGTGCAAAAGCCCGGCAGCTATTAGGTATGAAAGGTGCTCAGGCAGGAGAAACTTCCATCTGGAAAGTCCGCCTGCAACTGATGAAGCCTATCACCTGGATTCCCTTAATGTGGGGGGTGGTTTGTGGAGCTGCCTCATCTGGCAATTTTGAGTGGACGCTGGAAAATGTGCTGATTTCAGCAGCGTGTATGTTAATGTCAGGTCCACTCATGGCTGGTTACACTCAGACTTTGAACGAGTACTACGATCGCGATGTGGATGCGATCAACGAACCCTACCGCCCTATTCCCTCAGGAGCGATTTCGCTGCCCAAGGTGGTGACCCAAATTTGGGTGCTGCTGCTGGCAGGGGTGGCAGTTGCCTTTGTGCTGGATCAATGGGCTGGGCACAGATTTCCAACCCTGACAGTGCTTGCTATTTTTGGCTCTTTTATCTCCTATATCTATTCGGCTCCACCCCTTAAACTCAAGCAGAACAATGGCTGGCTAAGTAGCTATGCCCTAGGTGCCAGCTATATTGCGTTGCCGTGGTGGGCAGGACAGGCATTATTTGGGGATCTCACTCCCTCTATCATGGTTCTCACACTGTTCTACAGTCTGGCGGGGTTAGGCATTGCTGTCGTGAATGATTTTAAGAGTGTAGAGGGCGATCGCCAACTGGGGCTTAAGTCCTTACCAGTTATGTTCGGCGTTAACACAGCCGCCTGGATTTGCGTCCTGATGATTGATATTTTCCAGGCTGGGATCGCCGCTTACTTGATCCATATCCACCAAAACCTGTATGCTGCCATTTTGATCCTGTTAATTATTCCGCAAATAACCTTTCAGGATATGTATTTTCTCCGGAACCCTTTGGAGAACGACGTGAAGTACCAGGCAAGTGCCCAGCCTTTCCTGGTTTTGGGGATGTTAGTTGTTGCCCTCGCCCTTGGACACTCCTCGTTGAGTTAG
- a CDS encoding imidazole glycerol phosphate synthase subunit hisF (IMG reference gene:2510094895~PFAM: Histidine biosynthesis protein~TIGRFAM: imidazoleglycerol phosphate synthase, cyclase subunit), producing the protein MLAKRILPCLDVKAGRVVKGVNFVDLRDAGDPVELAQAYNDAGADELVFLDITATHEDRDIILDVVYRTAEQVFIPLTVGGGIQSLETIKRLLRAGADKVSINSAAVRDPSLVDRASDRFGNQCIVVAIDARRRTDPGNLGWDVYVRGGRENTGLDALSWAQEVAQRGAGELLVTSMDADGTQAGYDLELTRAIAERVEIPVIASGGAGNCDHIYQALTDGKAEAALLASLLHYGQLTVAQIKSHLSERHVPVRLSS; encoded by the coding sequence ATGCTAGCAAAGCGAATTCTGCCATGTCTGGATGTGAAAGCAGGGCGGGTTGTCAAAGGTGTTAATTTCGTGGATTTGCGGGATGCGGGCGATCCAGTAGAACTGGCTCAGGCATACAATGATGCTGGGGCAGATGAGCTGGTGTTTTTGGATATTACCGCTACTCACGAGGATCGGGACATTATTCTCGATGTGGTGTATCGCACAGCAGAACAGGTGTTTATTCCGTTAACAGTTGGCGGAGGAATCCAATCCTTAGAAACAATTAAACGATTGTTAAGGGCTGGAGCAGATAAGGTAAGCATCAATTCCGCTGCTGTTCGAGATCCGAGCCTGGTTGACCGTGCTAGCGATCGCTTTGGTAACCAATGTATTGTAGTCGCAATCGATGCTCGACGACGTACCGATCCTGGCAATCTAGGCTGGGACGTTTATGTTCGGGGTGGAAGAGAGAATACCGGATTAGATGCACTTAGCTGGGCACAAGAAGTAGCACAGCGGGGAGCTGGTGAATTACTGGTAACCAGTATGGATGCTGATGGAACTCAGGCAGGTTATGACTTGGAGCTAACTCGCGCGATCGCTGAACGGGTTGAGATCCCAGTCATTGCTTCTGGCGGAGCAGGCAACTGTGACCACATCTATCAAGCCTTAACAGATGGTAAAGCCGAAGCAGCCTTACTCGCTTCCTTGCTCCATTATGGACAACTCACTGTTGCTCAAATCAAATCCCACCTGAGTGAACGCCATGTTCCTGTGCGGCTGAGTTCTTGA
- a CDS encoding hypothetical protein (IMG reference gene:2510094896): MLITILAIVISLVAWSLHLMQEAIERREFSLMLAGTLVAFSAAALVGVYFLMGNYLGYMTRIAHPPSYEYSYYDGQLVGSDDLLMN, encoded by the coding sequence ATGTTGATAACAATTCTTGCTATTGTCATTTCTCTCGTTGCTTGGTCTTTGCATCTGATGCAAGAGGCGATTGAACGTCGCGAGTTTTCTTTAATGTTGGCGGGTACTCTGGTTGCATTTTCGGCAGCAGCGCTGGTAGGAGTATATTTTCTGATGGGGAATTACCTGGGATACATGACTCGCATTGCCCATCCTCCTTCTTATGAATACTCTTACTATGATGGGCAGTTGGTTGGTTCTGATGATCTATTAATGAATTGA
- a CDS encoding oxyanion-translocating ATPase (IMG reference gene:2510094893~PFAM: Anion-transporting ATPase), with protein MALILTFLGKGGVGRTTIAIAAAKRLAGQGKRVLFATQDPGPGVGLVLNATLHFEPTYYEPNLDVVQLQAAALLERSWEELKKLEAQYLRTPFFKEVYGQELGVLPGMDAALVLNAIREYEASGKYDAIVYDGTGDQTTLRMLGMPEVLSWYIRRFRQVFANSDLGKTVVPLLQPIAIAVLNVSWTGDIFEQPATQQVNHLLDEGKAAIADPNRVAAYLVTTPDEVAIATAKYLWGASQQAGLTVGGLILNRAEGDTNLASQFSPLPISPIPIQPVNDWQPLINSLPNFDQAAQMPRPVAVNVAERKVSLFLPGFDRKQVKLTQYGPELTIEAGDQRRNVFLPSELRDSAVTGAKFQDGFLIISF; from the coding sequence ATGGCTCTGATTTTGACATTTTTAGGCAAAGGTGGTGTTGGCCGAACCACGATTGCGATCGCAGCAGCAAAGCGGTTGGCTGGGCAAGGGAAGCGAGTCTTATTTGCCACTCAAGACCCTGGTCCGGGAGTAGGACTCGTTTTGAATGCAACGCTGCATTTTGAGCCAACCTACTACGAACCTAATCTCGATGTAGTTCAACTTCAAGCGGCAGCATTACTAGAGCGTAGTTGGGAGGAACTGAAGAAACTGGAGGCTCAATACCTGCGAACCCCTTTCTTCAAAGAAGTGTATGGGCAGGAGTTGGGGGTTCTGCCTGGGATGGATGCAGCACTCGTGCTAAATGCAATTCGAGAATACGAGGCAAGCGGCAAGTACGACGCAATTGTGTATGACGGCACAGGCGACCAGACAACCTTACGAATGCTGGGAATGCCAGAGGTCTTGAGTTGGTATATTCGCCGATTCCGGCAAGTCTTTGCCAATTCGGATCTGGGTAAGACAGTTGTTCCGCTGTTGCAACCGATCGCGATCGCGGTTCTAAATGTAAGCTGGACGGGGGACATTTTTGAGCAACCTGCCACTCAACAGGTGAATCATCTGCTTGACGAGGGGAAAGCAGCGATCGCTGATCCAAATCGGGTTGCGGCTTATCTAGTTACAACACCAGATGAGGTGGCGATTGCCACTGCAAAGTACCTCTGGGGCGCATCCCAGCAGGCAGGGTTAACCGTTGGTGGGCTAATTCTCAATCGGGCAGAGGGAGACACAAACTTGGCTTCACAATTTTCCCCCTTGCCCATTTCCCCAATCCCCATTCAACCAGTGAATGATTGGCAACCCTTAATCAATTCGCTACCCAACTTTGATCAAGCGGCTCAGATGCCTCGCCCTGTTGCTGTAAATGTTGCCGAGCGAAAGGTGAGTCTGTTTCTTCCAGGTTTCGATCGCAAACAGGTTAAGCTCACTCAGTACGGACCAGAACTAACCATCGAAGCAGGCGACCAGAGACGCAATGTTTTCTTACCGTCAGAATTAAGAGATTCTGCTGTCACAGGCGCAAAGTTCCAGGATGGCTTTTTGATCATTTCTTTCTAA
- a CDS encoding Protein of unknown function (DUF2862) (IMG reference gene:2510094894~PFAM: Protein of unknown function (DUF2862)), with amino-acid sequence MEVGQKVRVRRLRDRVSDVVVQKLGQTGTILDFKMTDGSGVGVLVQFEDKFATWFFEDEIEPTS; translated from the coding sequence ATGGAAGTTGGTCAGAAAGTTCGTGTTCGTCGGCTACGAGATCGCGTGTCAGATGTTGTTGTCCAGAAGTTAGGTCAAACTGGCACAATTCTGGATTTTAAGATGACGGATGGAAGTGGAGTAGGAGTGCTTGTCCAGTTTGAGGATAAGTTTGCAACTTGGTTTTTTGAGGACGAAATCGAGCCTACGTCTTGA
- a CDS encoding hypothetical protein (IMG reference gene:2510094904), protein MNITNLNYLEEAVEISNPEGGDNFGATLSYFFQKLSQIQTVSSAGPNGSYAATISLQSLIQAFGTSFLYLGNP, encoded by the coding sequence GTGAATATTACTAATCTGAATTACTTGGAAGAAGCTGTTGAAATAAGCAACCCAGAAGGTGGAGATAATTTTGGAGCTACTCTCTCATATTTTTTCCAGAAGCTATCTCAAATTCAGACAGTATCCTCCGCAGGTCCAAATGGTAGTTATGCAGCCACAATCAGTTTGCAATCACTCATACAAGCCTTCGGCACATCTTTCCTATATTTAGGAAATCCCTAG